The Deinococcus seoulensis genomic sequence GAAGAACGTGAAGATGTTCTTCGCGGCCTTGCTGTCGAGGTTCGTGGCGGTCGCGCGGCCCTGACGGCCGTTGCCGTTGTTCAGGAGGGGCGCCCCCTGCTGCGCCATCCACTGCTCGATGAACCAGCCGTTCAGGCTCATGCCGAAGCAGGTGGTGTCCAGTTTCGCCGCCTCGATCTTCTGGCAGGCCTTGATAAGGCCGCCGTACGTGGTGGGCGGCTGCTTGGGGTCCAGGCCCGCTTTCTTCATCAGGTCCTGGTTGAAGTACAGGACCGGGCTGCTGGAGTTGAACGGCAGGCTGTTCACCTTCCCGCCGATGGTGTAGTAATTGATGACGGGCTTGATGTAATCGCCGAAATCGACGTTCTTGACGCTGCTGACCGGCTGGAACGCGCCGCTGTCCAGCGCCAGCTGACTGCCGACCTCGAAGATCTGCACGAGGGCCGGGGCCTTACCCTGACGCGCGGCGAGGATGGTCGCCTGCAGGCTGTCGTTGTAGCTGCCCTTGTAACTGGGCACGACCTTCACGCCGCTGTGCGTCTTGTTGTACTCGTCCGCGCGGGCCTGAATCCAGCCGCTGCGTTTGGCGTCCCCGAAGGAATGCCAGAATTCCACGGTGGTCTGCGCGGAAGCGATCTGCGTGGCAGTGGTGCCCAGCAGGGCCAGGGTCAGCATCAATTTGTTCACGCCCGCGAGCCTAGGCCCGTCCCATCAGCTTCTCATCATCGGCGTGTGATGGGTCTGTCAGGCACCCCAGAGGGCTGTCATGGCAGGACTTGCCCGCTCTCCCCGCCCCGCCCGGGCGGCGCTTGAGCAGGCCTTCAGGGAACGCGACCACCGGGCGCGGCGGGCCTACAGTCAGGGCATGATTCTCGTCACAGCCGCCACCGGTAACGTCGGGCGCGAACTCGTGCCCCAGCTTCTGGCCGCCGGACAGCAGGTCCGCGCAGGCACCCGCCACCCGCAGAAGGCGTCGTTCCCGACCGGCGCGCACGCCACGCACTTCGACTTCGGCGACGAGACCAGCGTCCGCGAGGCCGCCACCGGCGTGCAGGGCGTGTACCTGATCGTTCCGGAAACCGTGGACACAGAAACCCTGAAACGCACCCTGAACGTCATGAAGGAAGCGGGCGTGAACCACGTCGTGCTGCAATCCGGATTCGGCGCCGAGCAGGGCGACAACCCGCTGGGCGAGGCCGAGGACGCCGTCCGTGACAGCGGCCTGACCTGGACGGTCCTGCGCCCCAACTGGTTCATGCAGAACTACAACCAGATGTTCCGGCGCGGCATCCGCGACCGCCACGAGTTCGCCGAACCCGCCGGAGAGCAACGCACCAGCTTCATCGACACGCGCGACATCGCCGCCGCCGCCGTGATCGTCCTCACGCAACCCGGCCACGACGCCCGCGAATACCCCCTGACCGGCCCGCACTCCATCGACCGGCACGCCGTCGCCGCCGCCCTCAGCAGCGCCCTGGGCCACACCATCACCTACCGCCCCGTCGACGACGACGGCTTCGTGGACTTCCTGGTCTCCACCGGCGAGAGCGACGAGGAAGAAGCGCGCGGCATCGCCTCCATCTACCCGCCCATCCGCGCCGGCGACACCGCCCCCACCACCCCCGACCTGCACACCCTGACCGGCAGCACCGGCCACACCATCGAGGACTTCGCGCAGCACTACCGGCAGGACTGGTTGATGGCTGATGGCTGATGGCTGATGGCTGATGGCTGATGGCTGATGGTCAACAGCGTCTGCGCGGCGCCTCTGGCTATGTCAAGGCCAACCCACTGGCTACACATTGCTGCCCACGCCTCATCTTCAGCGGGCGGTCAGCAGCACGTCCGGCAGGTCGCCGATCAGGGCGTCCACACCCAGCGCTTTCAGGCGGGCCACCTGCGCGGCGTCGTTCACGGTCCAGGTGTTCACGCGCCAGCCGTGCGCGCGGGCCTGGGCCATCAGGGCGTCGTCGATCAGCGGATGCATGGGGTGCATGGCCGCCGCCTGCACGCGCCGCATCACCAGTGGCACGAGGTCCAGCGGTCCCACCCGGTACGCCCGGTGGAACAGGAACCCCCGCTCGATCTCCGGCGCGTGATGCCGCGCGGCGTCCAGCACCAGCGGACTGAACGAACTGACGATCACGCCGCGCGACAGGCCGTGCGCGCGAATGGCGTCCAGCGTCCGGTGCACGCGGTCATCGGGTCGCGCACCCTCGAACTTGATCTCCACGTTCACGAACGCCCCCGTGTCCGCCGCCCACGCCAGCGCGGCGTCCAGCGTCGGCACGTGCGCGGGCAGGTCGGCGGCGTTCATCTCGGGCAGCGACCCACCCCCCTTCAGGGCCGGATCGTGATGAATGACCAGCGTGCCGTCCATCAGGCGGCGCACATCCAGTTCCACGCCGTCCAGACCGGCGTCCATCGCCGCCTGAAACCCCGCCAGGGTGTTCTCGGTGTGCAGTCGGGGCGTGCCACGGTGACCCAGCAGAAGCGGCTTCATACCCCGCAGGCTACCGGGTAAACGTCAGGGACGCCTCACCATTCAACGGAGGTCAGGGCACCGGGGCAGCGCGGTATGCATCTGCCAGCTGCCCTGCGGCATCTTTCCAGCACACCCAGCCATTCTTGGATGCTCCCGAGACTGCCACGGCCGCCATGCTGGGACTGTCGAACACGACGTCCTGCTCGAAGCGCAGCAGCGTGCCGTCCAGTTCACGCAGTACGCCGTCTGAGAGTTGCTGTTCGCGGCGGCGGCGCAGGGCCTGCGCGTTTGAGCCGTCACCCTGAATGCGGTTCAGTGCGGTGCTTCCGGCCAGGACTGTCCACGTGCCAGCAGCGGGACGGTATTCCGCGTGGGCCAGCGCCGTTTTCGTGCGGTAACTGAACAGCACGCACTGAGCGTCCGGCGTCTGAGCATCCTGCGTCTGAGCGTTCGGCGTCTGATCGTCCGGCGTCGGTACGCTGATCGACCGGCCCAGCAGCACGTCGCGTTCGGCCTCGGTGATGCGGTTCATCTCGGCGGCGGCCTGCGCGGCGAGTTCGAAGGTGGCAATCCCGAACTGCTGCCGGACCTGTTCGACCACCGGGGTCTTCTCGCGGCGGATGCGGGCCTCGTCGAGCCGCTGCTGCTGCCGCTGGCGGATGCCGTGCAGGGCGTCCGGGAAGCGCCCTGAGCGCCAGGCGTCCACGTCGAGCAGCGCGGCGAGGTCGCCTGCGAAGGTCTGGCCTTCCTGCCCGAGTTCGAGTTTCAGGGCCACGCGGTCCTCCCAGCGGCCCGGCAGGTGCTCGTCGAGCACGGCCCAGACGCGGCCGTTCGTGACGATGGCCCAGCGGGTGCCCTCGTTGACGGCGTACGTGGCGGCCTGCTGGTAGTGGGCGGCGCCCAGGGTGACGTTCATGCCCTTGAGTTCCAGTGCGAACGCGCCGTGCCCGGTGCGGATCAGGAAGTCGGCGCGGTTGCCTGTGGCGTTCGTTTCTTCGGGGACGACTTCGGCGGGGTTCCAGATGTCGAATCCGGCGGCGTGCAGGAGGCGCAGCACGATGGCCTGCCGGACGATGGCCTCGCCGGGGTTGGGGGTGTGGGTCAGCCAGTCCTGGATGTGGGTCACGGCTTCCCGGATGCGGTCTGGCGCGCTGGGCATGTGCGGGCAGCATAGCAGCGCGGGCGGAGTGCCCGGCGCGGAAATGCCGCCCCCGGATCACTCGGGGGCGGCGCGTTGGGTGTGGAGCTTCAGCGGCCGACGGTGTATCGGACGGTGTCGCTGGTCCAGTTCTGCTGCGGCACGGGCTGCGCGATGGGGTTCACGACGATGCTCAGGGCCTGCGCGAAGCCGGGGGTGGTGGTGGGTTTCACGGTGGCGAACGCCTCGCCGCTGCGGTAGGAGCTGAGCTGGCTGAGGTTCAGTTCGGTGCGGCTGGCGATGACCAGGACCTTGTTCAGGCCGCGCGGGCCGCTGACGTTGAACACGAAGTCGTCGCCGGGCGCGGGGAAGGTGCGGGTCTGTCCGGCGCGGACGTAGTGGGTGCCGCTGAGGTGGTTGGGGAGGATCTGGTCGGTGGTGCCGTCGGGGTTGACGTTGAACAGGTACACGTACGCGTCCTCGTTGACGGTGGCGGCGATGCGGATCTCGTCGCCGACGCGGTAGGTGGGCGTGCCGTTCCCGCCGGGGTCCCGGTCCACCCACACGCGGACGCTGAGGTCGGTGGGGACGGGGTTGACGATGATGCTCTGCGCGCTGAGTCTGGGCGCGGCGGTGGCGGGCGTGCCCAGGGTGACGGTGGCGAGGACGGCGAGGAGCAGGGCAGCTTTCTTCATGGGGGTCTCCGGGGCCGCTCTGTCCTGGGCGCGGCCGGGGTGGCCTGCGCTGGTGGGGTCTGGGAGCGGCTTCTGTTCTCCTCAAGCGTAGGCGCCGGCACCTGACGGGCGGTGAAGGGAGGCTGACTGAACATGAGCTGCGTCACGTTTCGGCTCATGATGATCCCGTCAGAAAAGGGGCGCCGCTTGATCTGGGGGCATGCAGAAGCGGCTCCCCGATGGTGGTCGGAGAGCCGCTGGGTTCTGGCAGGGATACTAGGATTCGAACCTAGACAAGCAGATCCAAAATCTGCTGTGCTGCCATTACACCATATCCCTAGGGTGTGCCCGGAGCGCCTTTTCAGGCGGGCATGAGTATACCGGGGGCAGCGGGGCAGGGTCAAGACGGCGCGGGCGTGGGCGCGCTCAGCGGGCGGGCGTGGGGGCAGCCTCGATGACGGTCAGCCCGGCGAATTTAAGCAGCAGGCGTTTCTGGCCCACGCCGGGAAAGTACACGAGGACCTCGCGGCGTTCGCCCTGATGGAAGCCCTGCATGAACACGCCATCGCCGAATTTGGCGTGCCTCAGGCGCAGCGGCTGGGTGGTGCTGACGGCGCGTTGCAGTTCGCGGCTGGGAATGCCGAGTCGGGCGCTGACTTCCGGGAGGCTCAGGCCGTGCAGGTCCAGCAGTTCGCGGGCCTGGAGGGGCCAGCCGACGGGCGGGGCGGGCGGCGTGTCCGGCAGGGGCGGCGAGGTGGGTGGGACGGTGGGCAGCGGTGGGGAGGCCGGGCCAGTGTGACTGGTACTGGTTTGGTCGGTCAGCAGGTGCGCGGGGATGGGCTGGTACAGCTGCTCGTCGGTGACGCCCAGCACGGCCTGAAGGAACGCGCGGGTGGCGTGCTTGTCGGTGGGGCGGCGTTCCCCGCTGGGCAGGGTGGGCGAGTAGCAGCGGCTCACGGCGATGCACTCGAAGCAGCCGTGCGGGTTCTGGCAGCAGGTCTTGGCACTCAGGTCCAGCGCGCGGCGCAGCAGGTCGTCCATGTGCAGCGAGGCGCGGCGGGACACGCCCAGGCCGCCCAGCCAGTCGTCGTACAGGAAGAAGTACGTGTCGCGGCCCTCGCGGAACGCGCCGGACAGGTCGTTCTCGTCGCAGGCGACCCGTTCGGGCGTGACCTTCTGCAGCAGATGCTTGAGTGTGTGCGCGACGGCGGTGGGGTAGTCGGTGGCGCGGGCGTCCACGCCGACTTCCAGGGCGCTGGTGCGGAACGGGGGGAGTTCGGTGGGCGTGTCGTACAGGTGCTCGGAGAGCTTGTGGTCCTGCATGCGGTCCTGGATGCGGCCCCCGCATTTCACGCAGCTGCGTTCGGCCGGGCCGGGTTCGCGGTCGCAGCCCACGCAGACGCGCTCGAACACCTGCCGGAGCATCTGGTAGCCGGTGTAGCGGCGGCGGATGACGACCTCGCCGTGCCGGTACGCCAGGGGGCCGCGCTGCACCCACTTTCCCATCTCGCGGGGCGTGACCTCGATGGTGTACAGGCCGCGCGTGAACAGGTTGGCGGTGTCGTGCCGCTCGACCAGGATGACGGTGCCGCCCTCGTGTTTCTCCCAGCGCAGCACCCGGTACCCCTGACCGTCCAGGGTGAACACGGCGCCCTCGTGCTTCTCGGTCAGGGCGTAGTGCTGGCTGGGGCTTTCCAGCGGGTTGTCCAGTGCCCGCGCGCCCAGCCGTTCCCAGTCGGCCGCCTCGACCACCACGTACTTGAGGCTGCCCTCGCCGCGCAGGTTCCAGTAGCGGGGCGCCGTGAGGGCGGCCGCGTGTGGTTCCGGCAGGCCCGCCGCGTGGAATTCCTCGTTCGCGCGTGCCTGATGCCGGGGGGCGAGGTACGGGTTGTTCGCCTCCACGACCGCCTTCTCGATCGGGCCGGTCAGCAGGTCCAGGAAATTCCCGGCGTTGCTGTAAAACGCGTCGGCGGGCTGCGGGACGCCCTGCTCGTTCAGGGACGGCAGGTACAGCACCAGCCCCGGCGCGATCCGCCCGGCGCGGCCCGCCATCTGCCGGAACGCCATGCGCGACCCCGGGTACCCGTCGATGATCACGACCTCCAGATCCCCGATGTCCACCCCGGCTTCCAGGGCGTTCGTGGCGAACATCACGCCGCTGCGCGTGCGGCGGAACTCGGACAGGCGGCCCTCGCGGTCACTGGTGCCCGCCATGTACAGGTGCGCGCGCCCCGCGTACCCCGGCTGCGCCCGGTACGTGGAGTACAGCCGCGCTGCCCGCGACCGCCCCCGGAAGAACGCCAGCACCTTCAGGTCGTAACGGGCGCTGGCGTCCATCACGGCGTTCCAGAAGCGCCGGGGCTGCCCTCTGTGGTCCGCGAGGTAGTAGCGTTTCCCGTGCCGCTGCGCGCCGGACTCGCTGACCTCGGTGGCGTCCACGCCCGTCAGTTCCCGCGCGAACTCCGCCGGGTTCCCGATGGTCGCCGTACTCAGGACC encodes the following:
- a CDS encoding ABC transporter substrate-binding protein, with amino-acid sequence MLTLALLGTTATQIASAQTTVEFWHSFGDAKRSGWIQARADEYNKTHSGVKVVPSYKGSYNDSLQATILAARQGKAPALVQIFEVGSQLALDSGAFQPVSSVKNVDFGDYIKPVINYYTIGGKVNSLPFNSSSPVLYFNQDLMKKAGLDPKQPPTTYGGLIKACQKIEAAKLDTTCFGMSLNGWFIEQWMAQQGAPLLNNGNGRQGRATATNLDSKAAKNIFTFFKTMQDRRYYTYTGKLEDWDGSDAIFTNQKSVFHITSTADIGNIRDAAKKAGFSVGVGVLPIADGTKRNGVVIGGASLWISKGISKAQAEGALDFALYMTNTQNMADWHKLTGYYPVRQSSIELLRKQGWFTQTPLQLVAFNQLTRTVPGTATAGGLNGAAIQTRKIMEEGVQKVLAGQNVDAALKETKARADAALAEYNANFK
- a CDS encoding NAD(P)H-binding protein, which encodes MILVTAATGNVGRELVPQLLAAGQQVRAGTRHPQKASFPTGAHATHFDFGDETSVREAATGVQGVYLIVPETVDTETLKRTLNVMKEAGVNHVVLQSGFGAEQGDNPLGEAEDAVRDSGLTWTVLRPNWFMQNYNQMFRRGIRDRHEFAEPAGEQRTSFIDTRDIAAAAVIVLTQPGHDAREYPLTGPHSIDRHAVAAALSSALGHTITYRPVDDDGFVDFLVSTGESDEEEARGIASIYPPIRAGDTAPTTPDLHTLTGSTGHTIEDFAQHYRQDWLMADG
- a CDS encoding glycerophosphodiester phosphodiesterase produces the protein MKPLLLGHRGTPRLHTENTLAGFQAAMDAGLDGVELDVRRLMDGTLVIHHDPALKGGGSLPEMNAADLPAHVPTLDAALAWAADTGAFVNVEIKFEGARPDDRVHRTLDAIRAHGLSRGVIVSSFSPLVLDAARHHAPEIERGFLFHRAYRVGPLDLVPLVMRRVQAAAMHPMHPLIDDALMAQARAHGWRVNTWTVNDAAQVARLKALGVDALIGDLPDVLLTAR
- a CDS encoding DUF4357 domain-containing protein — translated: MPSAPDRIREAVTHIQDWLTHTPNPGEAIVRQAIVLRLLHAAGFDIWNPAEVVPEETNATGNRADFLIRTGHGAFALELKGMNVTLGAAHYQQAATYAVNEGTRWAIVTNGRVWAVLDEHLPGRWEDRVALKLELGQEGQTFAGDLAALLDVDAWRSGRFPDALHGIRQRQQQRLDEARIRREKTPVVEQVRQQFGIATFELAAQAAAEMNRITEAERDVLLGRSISVPTPDDQTPNAQTQDAQTPDAQCVLFSYRTKTALAHAEYRPAAGTWTVLAGSTALNRIQGDGSNAQALRRRREQQLSDGVLRELDGTLLRFEQDVVFDSPSMAAVAVSGASKNGWVCWKDAAGQLADAYRAAPVP
- a CDS encoding DUF4384 domain-containing protein, whose product is MKKAALLLAVLATVTLGTPATAAPRLSAQSIIVNPVPTDLSVRVWVDRDPGGNGTPTYRVGDEIRIAATVNEDAYVYLFNVNPDGTTDQILPNHLSGTHYVRAGQTRTFPAPGDDFVFNVSGPRGLNKVLVIASRTELNLSQLSSYRSGEAFATVKPTTTPGFAQALSIVVNPIAQPVPQQNWTSDTVRYTVGR
- a CDS encoding DEAD/DEAH box helicase — encoded protein: MLPARSPYARLEGFLRDTLGGGATRLHEEEPSPARTVGVSELGWSDAVARGFGFPAVFAHQARTFELMRAGENVIITTPTASGKTGAFFPGVFDRLERDPAATALFVYPLVALGQDQRDKLLEFRERGGFGWEVASFQGSAQGSAVFRPGVRMVTATPDKLHWSLVQPGVRDFLRNLSFLVLDEAHTYRGGFGSEVAGMLRRLLELARALGANPQVVLSTATIGNPAEFARELTGVDATEVSESGAQRHGKRYYLADHRGQPRRFWNAVMDASARYDLKVLAFFRGRSRAARLYSTYRAQPGYAGRAHLYMAGTSDREGRLSEFRRTRSGVMFATNALEAGVDIGDLEVVIIDGYPGSRMAFRQMAGRAGRIAPGLVLYLPSLNEQGVPQPADAFYSNAGNFLDLLTGPIEKAVVEANNPYLAPRHQARANEEFHAAGLPEPHAAALTAPRYWNLRGEGSLKYVVVEAADWERLGARALDNPLESPSQHYALTEKHEGAVFTLDGQGYRVLRWEKHEGGTVILVERHDTANLFTRGLYTIEVTPREMGKWVQRGPLAYRHGEVVIRRRYTGYQMLRQVFERVCVGCDREPGPAERSCVKCGGRIQDRMQDHKLSEHLYDTPTELPPFRTSALEVGVDARATDYPTAVAHTLKHLLQKVTPERVACDENDLSGAFREGRDTYFFLYDDWLGGLGVSRRASLHMDDLLRRALDLSAKTCCQNPHGCFECIAVSRCYSPTLPSGERRPTDKHATRAFLQAVLGVTDEQLYQPIPAHLLTDQTSTSHTGPASPPLPTVPPTSPPLPDTPPAPPVGWPLQARELLDLHGLSLPEVSARLGIPSRELQRAVSTTQPLRLRHAKFGDGVFMQGFHQGERREVLVYFPGVGQKRLLLKFAGLTVIEAAPTPAR